TCCATGGTGATTTTTAAGAGTTCTTGCTCCATTAACGTACGCTATTTTCCGTTTGACGAGCAGAACTGTTCGATGACATTCGCCTCTTGGACGTATGACGGCTTCCACATTAATCTGATTCTCAACACCCTCGAAGGAGACATTTCAAACTACATTCCTAACAGTGAATGGCACTTACACAAACTCTACGTAGACCGGAAGGTGGTATATTACTCCTGCTGCGCAGAACCGTATCCGGATATTACGTTTTACATCCACATTTTGCGGCGACCTTTGTTCTACGTCTTTAACATGGTAATGCCGTGTATTATGATCACGTTGGTGGCCCTCCTCGGATTCTACATACCATCGGATTCGGGTAATGAGGCTTATACTTATTCTTTACGATTTTCAATTACTTACTGTGGTGTCATTAAttttcaagggtatcaattttcgtggataaagtgaaaatcacagtttcaaggatacgtaaattcgtggccaatgaccctatcaatagaaaatgttaatagaaattacacttcaatgaacattaaatttcgtggatcaactttaacaacgaaatccacgaaaattggtattcaacgaatattgatgaaaccacagtacatgtTGTAATTTATTGTGATGGCGTGTATATTAAAGGCTCAGTACTGCCCACCTACTAGCACTAACAAGTGGATTAATCCTAAactagctcagtcgatagagcgTTTGTTTTTAAACTGAACGGTCCTGGGTTCAATTGATAATTTGGCAGCTTTATCAAAGTTATACACATTATCCTAAAAACTTCTCCGTTTGATCCAAATATGATAGGGTTTCAAGAGATAGTTTCTAACAGCTCTTTATATGATTTCAATCTTGGATTATCGATTAATTAGATATTAACGGAGTTAAGAACCATAAACCCGCTAAAAACAGAGAACATAAAATATCCTGATATACACATAAACAATGTTGTATTATGTTTATGGAAAAACGTTAAAGTCTGCTTTACAGAGACCGGTGATAAAATAAAGTAAGAAGAGGGAATAACACAAGAGATCGTAATTCAATTATAATGGCGTATATCGAATCTTAAGGCTATACGTAGATTTAGAAAGGGGGTATTAACTGAACTTAATGCACTGACGGTCGCTACGGTAATTATTGAATTAATGATCGTGTAAATACGGTTAGAGTTGTAGAGATTGACATAAAGATATGATAATAAACATCTTTTGTGGCCATCAGAACTAATTTTGTCCAAACACGATATATTATATGGTATCCTTAAGGTCGAAAAACGTTTTGATAAGGAATCTCTTGGAAAAAAGATAATCTATGAGAGCTAGACTATTCCTGtcttgtttttatgtttttaatgttattaaaatgACCAGAGAAGCTTCTGGCGATAAACATTGGTGTAAATCTCGTCTTGGGAGGGAAGAAAAGATTTGGCGAGTCGAGATTATTATTTGCGATGTGTGCATGCAATACGCTGTTAAGAAGACTGCATGAGACTTTAGCACGGAAAGTCCTTCTCTGTACCCCTAATACAGCAAAAGTATTTAATAGAGCTTTCATACATATTTCAGTGACTTTCGTTCTGCTCTTTTAGCTTATTCAATAAGTTCAGATTAACCATTGCAAAAATTGGCTTCATAGCTTTTAAGAGAAACAGTTATGCATAGCTCTAAACTATCAAACAGATATAATTATCTGAATTGCAGTTCTTTTAAAAGGTCTTTAAAtgcacataaatatatatagcaaCTTTTGGATATAAAAGAGATTATTCCCCAAACCAACAGAGTTGCGGAAAAAACTGTTTACCAGAATATAATACTTTTGtgtattcaaatgaaaatttacgtATTTTTCCAGAGAGACAAAAATCGAAAAGCTGATGGATTTTCTAGACTATGGTTGTTCTAATGTTTCTCGCACGGTGGAATGAGAATTTCGAATTTCCGTAACATTTGGATGAAATGACGTCAGGCTATCAAATAACCGAACAGATTTCAGTTTGTCATAATTATAATGCGATGTAGCAGATTATTTCTTCCATGCGTACATAGGTCTGCAGTTTCCCTCCTTCCGATGCTCGGGATTGTCTTACCAATTATACCATTAACTACACCAAACCGCTTTGTTACCAAAAATTAATAGACCGTTATTAGATCAGGAGCCTCTATATCGTGCCGCGGGGCTTCCACTTCCGCTAGTGAAAGGTACTCACTAACGCGCATCGCCGATGTAGATAAGTCTGATGAAAACCAATCTGACGGCACGGAACAACATGGGATGATATTGAAGAAAACGCATTAGAGTATCTGGTGTTTTGCAATTTTTGCAATCACTGCAGTCGGCAAAACTACTTGATAGTGTAGCATGATGCATTAAAGGGGCCTTGACatgatttgagctcaaaattttcaaaattgtattcttTTCCATTTCCATTGTGTAGAATGATTaatattggtatttttaatgcttcgTCAAAATTGGAAGGTAAAATAttaagttacaagcaagatacagagttcaaaaTTGCTTGTTTAGAATATTCGCGACGACAAGGCTCTTACGAACTTCGTGGAAttttctcgcacgcgaataaaagtatGTTAAAAGTATATGGTCATCAAGTTTCAAGCTTTGTCATTCCTTTTATTGATATACCCTACAAGTATATCACATATTTGTTATTCAGAGGGgccaactgattttttttttcatgttaacGCGGTCATTTTTTCTGTATTTCAGGAGAGAAGGTGACGATGGGTATCACCACCCTCCTCTCCATGACGGTGTTTATGATGCTGGTGGCCGAGAACATGCCCCCCACCTCCGATGTACTTCCTCTCATAGGTAATTACCACCAGTAATATTCTGTCCTATAGTCCAATAAATACTTACGTGTAAAAGTGGTTACTGCATACAGAGAAATATTCGCcctcgttttatttttgccccctTTGCCCTGGTTGTCAGCGAGCGAattttaagactgggcgaatttcAGTGTCTCAGtttatctctctttaaaaacaaattcaaaggcGGGCAAAAATTTTTGCAGGTGTACAGCTGTAGAAGGGGAAAAGTAAACGGGGCGATAATAACCCTGCATATTACAATATTTACGCGCGGAATAAAATTCACTTTATAGTTTCACGGTAAACTAGAAATGCCCCCGCGCGTATGGtaaaaatttctaaattttaatgTAGTAAACCAAGCATCCGCGTATTTAATACTCACGCGCATTGTTTGGCCATAGAAAATGTGTACTCTACCACTAGCAAAGAACCACTTTTCTAGTAATAACGAGGCTTATTTTTCGTTTTGAGATTCAGTTGCCCTATATTGATGTTTGTACTTGTATATGACCTGACTTTCAAAGTCGTGTCGATGGACAGTTATAAACTTCAGTCAacaggaatatacatgtacatgtatataattacataCCCAAACCAATGCTCGAAGAATTAATTCCGCATCAGACAAGGGAAGTGTTCGAGAATTGACTCGACTTACCTGTACTTACCTGTATGTTTGTAGGTATATACTACGGCCTGACCATCATCATCGTGTCCCTAGCCACAGGAATGACCGTCTTCACTCTCAACATCCACCACAAGGGCCAAAGGGGCCACCCCGTCTCGCCCATCATCCGGAAAATTTTCTTTGGTGTTTTCGCTAGAGTCATGTGCGTCAAAATGGACGGAGATTACAATAGAAACTCTTCTAAAGTAATGGTAAATTTCTCAAACTCGTATATTGTTTTTCTGTGAAGTTAAAATATGTGaaacaacttttattcgcgtgtgAAAACAAATTCGCCAAAAACTTCACAGTCTTGAAAATATTTCTCGCTGTGAGAGTTCTATAcctatttctttataaataaagaatttataaTTGCAAAAATTTGTCGGTGCGGAGGCAGTCAATCAGTATTTAATCGCGAAATGAAATCAACGCGAATATATGTTGGTTCACAGTAATTTGGTGTGatacaaacaaaatttacacGTTTGCACTTGTGTTATGATGCTATAGTAATCTGtaaatttatgaagatttgTGAATTTTACAGTACACCCCAGACTTTGCCAGCAACGTCACCAATAATTACACCTCGGTATCAAAAGGATCCGAAGTAGAAAGGACCAAGCTATTGGAGGTCaagtatttctttatcaaaaactAAAAAGGTAGTTCAAAATTCATGACCCGTCACCAAACTACCCGCGGCCATGGAAGGGTTGcagttttgctaaaaaaaaaaatcaaaatgaatgtCATATATTTTGAGTGTTGAGTATGTTCATATGAGTAAATGCAATTGATAttcagtcccccccccccctcctccatcaaaaaaaaaacaatatatgaaaAACTCTAAATATTGCCTAAATAGAATAAGCATTAATTTACTAGTCTAAGATGAATCATTTATTAATATTGGATTATTTGAAGCTTGTATTGTTCACATTCTTAATTAACTTTTGAGAAATACGTTCTAAACAGTGTTTTCTTCTTAATAGGACGGCGTTAGGTCTTGTTGCTGCAACCTTGACAGACAAGCCATGAACCACGCGTACGAAATGAAGCCGGAAAACAATGTCCGCAAAAACCATCTTCCGGAACAACATCAGAACAACCAGCCAATTTTCGCCGCCCCAAACAACGAGACAACGAGTACACTGGAACACAACTTCACCAAAGTTCTCTCCAAGGTCTGCCACACGATCGAAAACAACGAGTCTCGCCAACGAGAACAGGACATGCGAGAATCCGTGAGATTTGAGTGGCAGCAGTTGGCGCTTGTCGTTGACCGGATGTTGTTGACAGTTTTTGTGCTCATAACCTTGATCATGACCTCCGCCATCTTAATGCAAGGGCCACTTTCGCAAAGCGATAACCCCTGAAGCCATCAGACTGCGGTAGATTTGAAGGGGTTTGTGTGTCCTGCTGGTGTTGGAACACTTTCAGAAGATTTGGTTTTCTCCTGATGGCTGCCGTCGTAAGATGTCCTCATTAAACACAGCTACATTGAGGAGCTGAATGGATTGTTATAGAGTAGTGTGTACATACCCAGCACATAACAACATTCTTCAGCTGACTTGAAATGCATACAACAAAGACTGGAGGTTACTGTATGTGGAAGAAAGATGTACACATTTTGGAAGAGTGAGACATTTGATATACACATTCGTATCACATGCTTCTTGGAGATTTGAAAAGGATAAAATATTCTTGTACATTCGtgcaaaaattgaattttggagaaggaaaaattaaatttaggtATCCATCTTGGagattgaaatatataaatatataagagaAACTTGTTCATTTTGAAGACGTGATAAACTTTACACTTGTCTTGGAGATGGAAACGTATGAAATTAACTtgtatatttgtgaaaaaaacagAATTTATTTATGTGTGTGAATTGTTAATGCATATGTAGATCGAAACAAAAAATAGATAGATAACATGTAccttttaaatcaaagtaaGATCTTACTGTTTTTTATGGATATcattactttattttcattacttattaaattttataaatttaattaattttatttatatttgtcaaGATAACAATATAAAGATAAACCTGTGATTGAGAAAAGAAAATAACTACAAGCAGAAAAACACAGAAAACCAAGAATTGTTCTCACGAAATGAAGCCTTtagaaactctctctctctcgctctctctctctctctctctctctctctctctctctctctctctctctctctctgctgaaTAGATCTATGATTAATACCAAATGATTGCAATTGCATGAATTGATATAGATTGTAAAGAAAGATATAGAAATATGTATCCTATATGACGGAGCTGAATGCTAAGGTTTATTTGTTCACAAATACattacattaattgataaaacagGCGGGaacattaatttgttaaattacTTTTTCCCTGCTACATTTGTATATTGAATGTATGATAAATCTACTTGAGTGTACATAATTTTTCTGATGTTGAACTTTTCTGGAGGGTTTGTTATAGCTGCTGTTTGTGTTGATCAGtggttttatctttttaattatctGTTTTGGCTTTTCGTTTAGTTAGGATTGATATTGATATAACGTTACTTGCCACCCTGGCCAAAAATCTGAATTATTCCTAGCTGTATAGCTATTATTGTATTTACTGCTGGCAGACCCTTTTGACATTTCATACTCGTAAAATAAGGTAATAAAAAGACTTGCACACAAGTAAAGTAATGTTAGAGTTGcgcaatttatttaaaatacaattggGGCTAaataataactttattttgactTATGGAAACAGCAATAgtcaaaatatcatataattatcTAAATTAAGACTAATTATTTTGCAGAAATTTCGAGAAGCGTTGTTCTCTTGAGAAATCGAACCTtctacaaatgtacatgtatcaatattttaGTGAATCATACGTCGCCCATAAGATGCTGGCATTCTACCATTTTGGTCAACTCATTCGATTTTATTTTGTCCGTTGTCACGGCATCTTTATCCTTTGTAAATTAATAAGGTTCAATAGCATGCTACAGCTGCggtaatttcaattaaaatatgtacTCTTATGTTTATATAATGAATAGGATGCAATCAGATATTCATTAAACGTCTGTATTAAGATCTCTTTTATTCATCGACAGATGGAAATGCAATAGGGcaaataaatgcatgtaattAATCGGAACAAAACTCGGCAAAAATATGTACCTTCATCAAACAAACTGCGATTGCCAAGAAATAATCTGGAAATCGTCTGCATATTGTGttaaaaatatctacaaatgttcaaatattttgactTATCCAATGCAAATTTGCGCTGTGTTTGTGTAACAGTAGGCTGGGCTGTCAACAAGTTTTACATATTAAGGTCTGCCTTAAATCTCTATCAAGTGAAGAAAAAATCAGACCTTTTCGGCTTCAACATTTGAATATTCTGACTTCTATATCTTAACAGTGCAGAGCTCTTCCTTTTCAGGAGGACATTTTGGTCTAAAAGGGACCACTAACATATTCATCCCACTTAATTTGTCAAAACATTGTCATTTATTAAAGTTTTAGGCGCAACAATCATACATATTAAGAGCTGGATGGCCCATAAACAGCTGGCTTGATGGAAAGGTTGTATCTGTAATCAGAGAAAAGAAGCCTCCAAGCTGTTAAAAAAACTAACGACATCGGTTTCAAGATAATATTTATGCACAAAGTAGAATATATGTAGATTTTGTTGAT
The window above is part of the Magallana gigas chromosome 10, xbMagGiga1.1, whole genome shotgun sequence genome. Proteins encoded here:
- the LOC105337312 gene encoding neuronal acetylcholine receptor subunit alpha-10 isoform X2, which gives rise to MKLGVFFILVWIWSLFSLLKANGIRREETNEQRLVKDLLNGYDKRVRPVMPSNTSLPLNVTFGLALSQIIDVDEKNQILTTNCWLNQMWTDYGLRWDPKEYGDIKVVRLPYDQIWRPDIFLYNNADVSTYFSSISSNVIVTSQGNVTWLSMVIFKSSCSINVRYFPFDEQNCSMTFASWTYDGFHINLILNTLEGDISNYIPNSEWHLHKLYVDRKVVYYSCCAEPYPDITFYIHILRRPLFYVFNMVMPCIMITLVALLGFYIPSDSGEKVTMGITTLLSMTVFMMLVAENMPPTSDVLPLIGIYYGLTIIIVSLATGMTVFTLNIHHKGQRGHPVSPIIRKIFFGVFARVMCVKMDGDYNRNSSKYTPDFASNVTNNYTSVSKGSEVERTKLLEDGVRSCCCNLDRQAMNHAYEMKPENNVRKNHLPEQHQNNQPIFAAPNNETTSTLEHNFTKVLSKVCHTIENNESRQREQDMRESVRFEWQQLALVVDRMLLTVFVLITLIMTSAILMQGPLSQSDNP
- the LOC105337312 gene encoding neuronal acetylcholine receptor subunit alpha-10 isoform X1, whose protein sequence is MKLGVFFILVWIWSLFSLLKANGIRREETNEQRLVKDLLNGYDKRVRPVMPSNTSLPLNVTFGLALSQIIDVDEKNQILTTNCWLNQMWTDYGLRWDPKEYGDIKVVRLPYDQIWRPDIFLYNNADVSTYFSSISSNVIVTSQGNVTWLSMVIFKSSCSINVRYFPFDEQNCSMTFASWTYDGFHINLILNTLEGDISNYIPNSEWHLHKLYVDRKVVYYSCCAEPYPDITFYIHILRRPLFYVFNMVMPCIMITLVALLGFYIPSDSGEKVTMGITTLLSMTVFMMLVAENMPPTSDVLPLIGIYYGLTIIIVSLATGMTVFTLNIHHKGQRGHPVSPIIRKIFFGVFARVMCVKMDGDYNRNSSKVMYTPDFASNVTNNYTSVSKGSEVERTKLLEDGVRSCCCNLDRQAMNHAYEMKPENNVRKNHLPEQHQNNQPIFAAPNNETTSTLEHNFTKVLSKVCHTIENNESRQREQDMRESVRFEWQQLALVVDRMLLTVFVLITLIMTSAILMQGPLSQSDNP